The proteins below are encoded in one region of Knoellia sp. S7-12:
- a CDS encoding dihydroorotate dehydrogenase — protein sequence MAVDMSVTFTGRTLPNPVMTASGCAANGRELHRFFDVSQLGAFVTKTVMMDPRSGRGTPRMAETSSGMLNSIGLQGPGIHAFVEKDLPWLKSVGARVLVSIAGNTAGEFADVAQVLAASDAFDCVVGVEVNISCPNVANRGLVFACDPLASGKVIALVREQLPRDVPMFAKLTPDVTDIVSIADASVKAGATGLTMINTLLGMVIDTDRLRPQLGGITGGLSGPSIRPVAVRALWQVTAAMRAGRFQTVPLIGVGGVRTGRDALELIAAGATGIQVGTATFNDPTAPQRVLTELEALAESHGVARITELVGVAHDRMVIP from the coding sequence ATGGCGGTCGACATGTCCGTGACCTTCACCGGTCGGACCCTTCCCAACCCTGTCATGACCGCGTCAGGGTGCGCCGCCAACGGCCGCGAGCTGCACCGCTTCTTTGATGTCTCCCAGCTCGGGGCCTTCGTCACCAAGACCGTGATGATGGATCCGCGCTCTGGTCGCGGAACTCCGCGCATGGCCGAGACGAGCTCAGGCATGCTCAACTCGATCGGCCTTCAGGGTCCAGGAATCCACGCCTTCGTCGAGAAGGACCTGCCCTGGCTGAAGTCTGTCGGTGCGCGCGTGCTCGTGTCGATCGCGGGCAACACCGCGGGGGAGTTCGCGGATGTGGCGCAGGTGCTCGCGGCCAGCGACGCGTTCGACTGTGTCGTTGGCGTCGAGGTCAACATCTCGTGCCCCAACGTCGCCAACCGCGGCCTGGTCTTCGCGTGCGACCCGCTCGCCTCTGGCAAGGTCATCGCGCTCGTGCGCGAACAGCTGCCTCGCGACGTGCCGATGTTCGCCAAGCTCACCCCCGACGTCACCGACATCGTGTCGATCGCTGACGCGTCGGTGAAGGCTGGTGCCACTGGCCTCACGATGATCAACACCCTCCTGGGCATGGTCATCGACACCGACCGTCTGCGACCGCAACTTGGTGGCATCACTGGCGGACTCTCCGGGCCTTCGATCCGACCAGTTGCCGTCCGTGCCCTGTGGCAGGTCACCGCCGCAATGCGCGCCGGGCGCTTCCAGACGGTGCCGCTCATCGGGGTCGGGGGTGTGCGCACCGGCCGAGACGCCCTCGAGCTCATCGCTGCCGGCGCGACCGGCATCCAGGTGGGCACAGCGACCTTCAACGACCCGACCGCTCCCCAGCGCGTCCTCACCGAGCTCGAGGCGCTCGCCGAGTCCCACGGCGTCGCCCGCATCACCGAGCTCGTTGGCGTCGCGCACGACAGGATGGTGATCCCGTGA
- the pyrF gene encoding orotidine-5'-phosphate decarboxylase translates to MTATFGQRLRAVMEQHGPLCAGIDPHRALLESWGLAHDLDGLRAFTGACVDAFGGHVGVVKPQSAFFEVFGSAGVAVLEGAITALRERGTVVILDAKRGDIGTTMDAYAEAFLGKDAVDPADALTVSPYLGYGSLRPAIDLADQTGRGVFVLALTSNPEGAQVQHAVREGRSVAGSIVDGARADNADALARGELGHVGLVVGATVGSAVQDLDLDLAAMGGPILAPGVGAQGGTSEDLKRVFGDALRNVLPASSREVLSAGPDVPTLRAQAARTNEALAALLR, encoded by the coding sequence ATGACAGCGACCTTCGGGCAGCGGCTGCGCGCCGTGATGGAACAGCACGGCCCCCTGTGCGCCGGCATCGACCCGCACCGGGCCCTGCTCGAGTCGTGGGGACTCGCCCATGACCTCGACGGACTGCGCGCCTTCACCGGGGCGTGTGTCGATGCCTTCGGCGGCCACGTCGGAGTGGTCAAACCACAGTCGGCGTTCTTCGAGGTGTTCGGTTCCGCAGGTGTGGCTGTTCTCGAGGGCGCGATCACGGCACTGCGCGAGCGGGGGACGGTGGTCATCCTTGACGCGAAGCGGGGCGACATCGGCACGACGATGGATGCCTACGCCGAGGCGTTCCTCGGCAAGGACGCGGTTGACCCCGCTGACGCGCTCACTGTGAGCCCCTATCTCGGCTACGGCTCGCTCCGCCCCGCGATTGACCTCGCCGACCAGACCGGTCGCGGTGTCTTCGTCCTTGCGCTGACCTCCAATCCCGAGGGTGCGCAGGTCCAGCACGCGGTGCGCGAGGGCCGCTCGGTCGCTGGCTCGATCGTCGACGGGGCCCGGGCGGACAACGCGGACGCACTGGCTCGAGGCGAGCTCGGCCATGTCGGTCTCGTCGTGGGCGCCACCGTCGGCAGCGCCGTCCAAGACCTCGACCTCGATCTGGCGGCCATGGGCGGCCCGATCCTGGCACCGGGCGTCGGCGCACAGGGTGGCACGTCCGAGGACCTCAAGCGCGTCTTCGGTGACGCTCTGCGCAACGTCCTCCCGGCGAGCAGTCGTGAGGTCCTCTCCGCTGGCCCCGATGTGCCCACGCTGCGCGCCCAGGCCGCTCGGACCAACGAGGCCCTGGCCGCGCTGCTGCGCTGA
- the mihF gene encoding integration host factor, actinobacterial type has product MALPPLTPEQRAAALQKAAEARRERATVKNRLKYAQGDLGEVITEGKSNDVIGKMRVSALLESMPGVGRVKAKALMQEIGISESRRVRGLGQNQISALLARFAKA; this is encoded by the coding sequence ATGGCACTCCCGCCGCTGACACCGGAGCAACGCGCCGCCGCGCTGCAGAAAGCGGCGGAGGCACGGCGCGAGCGGGCCACCGTCAAGAACCGCCTCAAGTACGCCCAGGGTGACCTCGGTGAGGTCATCACCGAAGGGAAGTCGAACGACGTGATCGGCAAGATGCGGGTCTCCGCGTTGCTCGAGTCCATGCCCGGGGTCGGTCGGGTCAAGGCCAAGGCCCTCATGCAGGAGATCGGCATCAGCGAGAGCCGTCGTGTCCGGGGACTGGGTCAGAACCAGATCTCTGCCCTGCTGGCCCGGTTCGCCAAGGCGTGA
- the gmk gene encoding guanylate kinase produces the protein MSGASRLTVLAGPTAVGKGTVAAFVREHHPDVWLSVSATTRSPRPTEVDGRHYHFVSNEQFGRMVDHGEFLEFATVHGRAQYGTPRGPVEAALAEGRPALLEIDLQGARQVRETMPDALFVFLAPPSWDELVRRLVGRGTESQEEREVRLTTAKAELAAAEEFDVTLVNDDVRRVADELVSLMRTPHQTKRD, from the coding sequence GTGAGCGGCGCCTCCCGGCTCACCGTGCTCGCCGGCCCCACCGCAGTCGGCAAGGGCACCGTCGCAGCCTTTGTTCGTGAGCACCACCCGGACGTGTGGCTGTCGGTCTCCGCCACGACCCGGAGCCCGCGGCCTACTGAGGTCGATGGTCGTCACTATCATTTCGTGTCCAACGAGCAGTTCGGCCGCATGGTCGATCATGGCGAGTTCCTCGAGTTCGCCACCGTCCACGGCCGCGCGCAGTACGGCACGCCGCGCGGGCCGGTCGAGGCCGCTCTGGCAGAAGGCCGTCCGGCCCTCCTCGAGATCGATCTCCAGGGGGCCCGTCAGGTCCGCGAAACCATGCCAGACGCGCTCTTCGTGTTCCTCGCACCGCCCAGCTGGGACGAGTTGGTCCGCCGGTTGGTCGGGCGTGGCACCGAATCCCAGGAGGAGCGAGAGGTCCGGCTGACCACCGCCAAGGCCGAGCTGGCCGCCGCCGAGGAGTTCGACGTGACCCTCGTGAACGACGACGTTCGGCGTGTGGCCGACGAACTCGTATCATTGATGCGCACCCCCCACCAGACGAAACGAGACTGA
- the rpoZ gene encoding DNA-directed RNA polymerase subunit omega, with amino-acid sequence MSGTKANPIGITNPPIDDLLTHVDSKYSLVLYSAKRARQINAYYAQLQDGLLEYVGPLVDAEVHEKPLSIALREINGNLLTSEKIED; translated from the coding sequence GTGTCAGGCACCAAGGCCAACCCCATCGGCATCACCAACCCGCCGATCGACGATCTCCTCACGCACGTCGACTCCAAGTACTCCTTGGTCCTCTACTCGGCCAAGCGCGCGCGCCAGATCAACGCCTACTACGCGCAGCTCCAGGACGGTCTGCTCGAGTACGTCGGCCCGCTGGTTGACGCCGAGGTCCACGAGAAGCCCCTCTCCATCGCCCTGCGCGAGATCAATGGCAACCTGCTGACCTCAGAGAAGATCGAGGACTGA
- a CDS encoding bifunctional phosphopantothenoylcysteine decarboxylase/phosphopantothenate synthase: MRVVLGVAGGIAAYKACSLLRLLAEAGHDVTVVPTAAALKFVGAPTWAALSGKPVSPDVWSSVHEVPHVRLGQEADLVIVAPATADLLAKAATGQADDLLTNVLLTARCPVVMAPAMHTEMWDHPATQANVSTLTERGVHIVPPASGRLTGKDTGPGRLPEPEVLYAVCEREMARSATAAHTVASADAAARATTSADVARGPGRGRGDLTGRRVVVSAGGTREPLDPVRYLGNRSSGKQGHALAVSAAERGARVTLVTSAAADLPGIDVVAVETALQMREAVLAAFADSDVVVMAAAVADFRPAAYAPSKIKKSHSAHVDGSEDDSAPTITLVRNPDILAELVRARGGSGSPVIVGFAAETGDDDGTVLEHGRAKLERKGCDVLVVNEVGEGKTFGADDNTVTVLRRGSDESVEVGPATKAAVSDAVWDVVATLL; the protein is encoded by the coding sequence GTGCGCGTCGTCCTCGGTGTGGCGGGCGGCATCGCGGCCTACAAGGCCTGCTCGCTCCTTCGCCTCCTCGCCGAGGCCGGACACGACGTCACGGTCGTGCCGACGGCTGCTGCGCTGAAGTTCGTCGGCGCCCCCACGTGGGCGGCGCTCTCCGGCAAGCCGGTGAGCCCCGACGTGTGGTCCAGCGTCCATGAAGTGCCGCACGTGCGCCTGGGGCAGGAGGCCGACCTCGTCATCGTCGCGCCTGCCACCGCCGACCTGTTGGCGAAGGCCGCAACCGGTCAGGCTGACGACCTGCTCACCAACGTCCTGCTCACCGCGCGTTGTCCCGTCGTCATGGCCCCCGCCATGCACACCGAGATGTGGGACCACCCCGCGACGCAGGCCAACGTCTCGACCCTGACCGAGCGGGGAGTGCACATCGTGCCTCCCGCGAGCGGTCGCCTCACCGGCAAGGACACCGGTCCCGGTCGTCTTCCGGAACCCGAGGTCCTGTATGCCGTGTGCGAGCGTGAGATGGCCCGCTCAGCCACCGCAGCCCACACCGTTGCGTCCGCGGATGCGGCGGCCAGAGCGACCACTTCCGCAGACGTTGCGAGGGGTCCCGGTCGCGGTCGTGGCGACCTCACTGGTCGACGGGTTGTCGTGAGCGCCGGAGGCACCCGCGAACCCTTGGATCCGGTGCGTTATCTCGGCAATCGGAGCTCGGGCAAGCAGGGGCATGCCCTCGCAGTCTCGGCAGCCGAGCGAGGCGCTCGAGTGACCCTCGTGACGTCTGCGGCAGCCGATCTCCCGGGCATCGACGTCGTCGCGGTCGAGACAGCCCTGCAGATGCGTGAAGCCGTCCTCGCGGCGTTCGCCGACAGCGATGTCGTCGTCATGGCTGCAGCCGTCGCGGACTTCCGCCCGGCCGCCTATGCGCCGTCCAAGATCAAGAAGTCCCACTCAGCCCACGTCGACGGCAGCGAGGACGACTCCGCTCCGACGATCACGCTCGTGCGCAACCCCGACATCCTCGCCGAGCTCGTCCGGGCCCGCGGCGGCTCGGGGAGTCCTGTCATCGTGGGGTTCGCCGCCGAGACCGGCGACGACGACGGCACGGTCCTCGAGCACGGCCGCGCCAAGCTCGAGCGCAAGGGCTGCGACGTCCTCGTCGTCAACGAGGTGGGCGAAGGCAAGACGTTCGGCGCCGACGACAACACCGTCACCGTCCTGCGCCGCGGCAGTGACGAGTCCGTCGAGGTCGGTCCGGCCACCAAGGCAGCAGTGTCCGACGCGGTCTGGGACGTCGTCGCCACCCTCCTCTGA
- the metK gene encoding methionine adenosyltransferase, which produces MAARLFTSESVTEGHPDKICDQISDSILDAMLAQDPRARVAVETMVTTGLVHVAGEVTTEAYVEIPKIVRDTVLGIGYDSSTKGFDGASCGVEVSIGQQSPDIAQGVDTAYESRTGAVDPLDKQGAGDQGLMFGYACDDTAEFMPLPIYLAHRLAERLSAVRKSEELAYLRPDGKTQVTISYEGDKAVKLDTVVLSTQHADGISLDGLLSPDIEKHVIAPVLAELAESGTADLDTSDYRSLINPTGTFVIGGPMGDAGLTGRKIIVDTYGGMARHGGGAFSGKDPSKVDRSAAYATRWVAKNVVAAGLARRCEVQVAYAIGKAQPVGIYVETFGTETAPADKIQDAILSVFDLRPAAILDALDLLRPIYKPTAAYGHFGRTTADGVHNPFTWERTDRVEDLQRAVKG; this is translated from the coding sequence GTGGCTGCACGCCTGTTCACGTCCGAGTCCGTCACCGAGGGGCACCCCGACAAGATCTGCGACCAGATCTCCGACTCGATCCTCGACGCGATGCTCGCGCAGGATCCGCGGGCGCGCGTCGCCGTCGAGACCATGGTCACGACCGGGCTCGTCCATGTCGCCGGAGAGGTGACGACCGAGGCCTACGTCGAGATCCCCAAGATCGTGCGCGACACCGTGCTCGGGATTGGCTATGACTCTTCGACCAAGGGCTTTGACGGCGCCTCCTGTGGTGTCGAGGTCTCGATCGGTCAGCAGAGCCCCGACATTGCCCAGGGTGTTGACACTGCATACGAGAGCCGCACCGGGGCCGTCGACCCGCTCGACAAGCAGGGCGCTGGCGACCAGGGCCTCATGTTCGGCTACGCGTGCGACGACACGGCTGAGTTCATGCCACTCCCGATCTATCTGGCCCACCGGCTGGCCGAGCGCCTCAGCGCGGTCCGCAAGTCCGAGGAGCTGGCCTACCTGCGACCGGACGGCAAGACGCAGGTGACGATCAGCTACGAAGGGGACAAGGCAGTCAAGCTCGACACCGTCGTCCTTTCGACTCAGCACGCCGACGGCATCTCGCTCGACGGTCTGCTGAGCCCCGACATCGAGAAGCACGTCATCGCGCCGGTGCTCGCCGAGCTCGCCGAGTCCGGCACGGCCGACCTTGACACCTCTGACTATCGCTCGCTCATCAACCCCACGGGCACCTTCGTCATCGGTGGTCCGATGGGCGACGCCGGCCTCACCGGCCGCAAGATCATCGTCGACACCTACGGCGGCATGGCCCGCCACGGAGGTGGCGCCTTCTCGGGCAAGGACCCGAGCAAGGTCGACCGTTCGGCTGCCTACGCCACGCGCTGGGTCGCCAAGAACGTCGTTGCCGCTGGCCTGGCCCGTCGTTGTGAGGTCCAGGTCGCCTACGCCATCGGCAAGGCGCAGCCCGTCGGCATCTATGTCGAGACCTTCGGCACCGAGACCGCCCCGGCGGACAAGATCCAGGACGCGATCCTCTCGGTCTTCGACCTGCGGCCCGCCGCGATCCTCGACGCGCTCGACCTGCTCCGCCCGATCTACAAGCCCACGGCGGCCTATGGTCACTTCGGCCGCACGACGGCCGACGGTGTCCACAACCCGTTCACGTGGGAGCGCACGGACCGCGTCGAGGACCTCCAGCGCGCGGTCAAGGGCTGA
- a CDS encoding alpha/beta hydrolase encodes MHSGVTDRGMWAPIVPALSAAHRVIAPDLRGFGETPIPGEVYADADDVAHLLEVLGVDRAVVVGASFGGRVALELATRHAQRVRSLVLLCPAYRGLEVTDPVVLAFGEREDELLEVGDLDGAVALNIDMWVGPEATSSARADVARMQRRAFEVQLAADALDPPPQPERVEVDPSAITTSTLVVSGDLDVAHHRDIATVLAREVGAAELVELSWAGHLPSVERPDEVAELLLAHLGSGPVAPVV; translated from the coding sequence CTGCACTCCGGGGTCACCGATCGGGGCATGTGGGCGCCGATCGTCCCTGCGCTGAGCGCTGCCCACCGAGTCATCGCGCCTGACCTTCGTGGTTTCGGCGAGACGCCAATCCCTGGCGAGGTCTATGCGGATGCCGATGATGTCGCGCACCTGCTCGAGGTTCTCGGTGTCGACCGGGCTGTGGTCGTCGGCGCGTCGTTCGGCGGCCGCGTCGCGCTGGAGCTGGCGACACGGCACGCGCAACGAGTGCGTTCGCTCGTCCTGCTCTGCCCGGCCTACCGCGGACTCGAGGTGACCGACCCCGTGGTCCTGGCCTTCGGCGAGCGTGAGGACGAGCTGCTCGAGGTCGGTGACCTCGACGGTGCGGTTGCTCTCAACATCGACATGTGGGTCGGGCCCGAGGCCACCTCGTCCGCCCGCGCCGACGTGGCCCGGATGCAGCGTCGCGCGTTCGAGGTCCAGCTCGCCGCGGACGCGCTCGACCCACCGCCGCAGCCGGAGCGGGTCGAGGTCGACCCGTCCGCCATCACCACCTCGACGCTCGTTGTCTCCGGCGACCTCGACGTCGCTCACCACCGGGACATCGCGACAGTGCTCGCTCGTGAGGTCGGCGCCGCCGAGCTGGTCGAGCTGAGCTGGGCCGGGCACCTGCCGTCCGTCGAGCGACCCGACGAGGTCGCTGAGCTCTTGCTCGCACACCTCGGGAGTGGGCCTGTCGCCCCGGTCGTCTAG
- a CDS encoding primosome assembly protein PriA (binding of PriA to forked DNA starts the assembly of the primosome, also possesses 3'-5' helicase activity) encodes MTEPGEGTQLELIQPSARARPRPKSGGEPVAEVDPVASVLVDTGLAHLDRPFEYLVPASMADDVVPGVRVKVRFAGQDLDGFVILRTADPEHEGRLALIRRVVSPEGVLTAPVLETAKAVARRYGGVVGDVLRQAVPPRHAAAEKALARDAPEVDAVPDSVSSAWSRYAVGPAFLSRVTAGEAPTASVLAAPSSDPAEDWPRLLADAAAAALAGDRGSVIVVPDARDVARVEAALTDRLGKGHHVRLTADQGPQARYTAYLKVLRGHVRVVVGTRAAAFAPVRDLGLVAWWDDGDDLHDEQRAPYPQVREVARLRAELEGAALLSAGFTRSAALAQWCAKGVVVALEVERSVLRRVVARVRVAGEGADLARDPAAARAHLPSAAWQVAKEALSRGPVLVQVPRRGYLPSLSCQDCRRPARCGVCSGPLGLVGPGQPPTCRWCGAVETRFECSHCGSPRLRSSVVGARRTAEELGRAFPGVPVTTSGAGAVVDHVNAKPRLVISTPGAEPVAEGGYAACLLLDAWALLDRPSLDAAEESLRRWMNAVALTRGAADGGVAVLAGVPTHTTVPAIEALVRWDPAWFAERELAERLELSLPPTARVATLTGARSALQAAVSEMRLGESVRVLGPLPVDAENERLVLSAPLPDGPALAAEVAAMRARRSARKDPAPITARLDPRDPTS; translated from the coding sequence ATGACCGAGCCGGGTGAGGGGACGCAGCTGGAGCTCATCCAGCCGTCTGCTCGGGCGCGACCCAGGCCCAAGTCCGGCGGAGAGCCGGTGGCCGAGGTCGATCCGGTCGCCTCCGTCCTCGTCGACACCGGACTGGCTCACCTCGACCGCCCGTTCGAGTACCTCGTGCCGGCATCCATGGCCGACGACGTCGTGCCGGGGGTGCGCGTCAAGGTGCGCTTTGCGGGCCAGGACCTTGACGGGTTCGTCATCTTGCGCACAGCGGATCCCGAGCACGAAGGTCGGCTCGCCCTGATCCGGCGGGTCGTCTCGCCAGAGGGAGTCCTCACCGCGCCGGTGCTCGAGACGGCAAAGGCCGTTGCGCGTCGCTATGGGGGTGTCGTGGGGGACGTGCTGCGGCAGGCCGTGCCGCCACGCCACGCGGCGGCCGAGAAGGCCCTTGCGCGCGACGCACCTGAAGTCGACGCCGTGCCAGATTCCGTCTCGTCCGCCTGGAGCCGGTATGCCGTGGGGCCGGCCTTCCTGTCCCGGGTCACCGCCGGCGAAGCCCCGACCGCGTCCGTGCTCGCCGCTCCGTCGTCCGACCCCGCCGAGGACTGGCCGCGGTTGCTCGCCGACGCCGCCGCTGCCGCACTGGCCGGAGACAGAGGCAGCGTTATCGTCGTTCCCGACGCCCGTGATGTGGCTCGAGTGGAGGCTGCACTCACGGATCGCCTCGGCAAGGGGCACCACGTGCGCCTGACCGCAGACCAAGGGCCGCAGGCCCGCTACACGGCATACCTCAAAGTTCTGCGCGGTCACGTGCGCGTCGTGGTGGGGACACGTGCAGCGGCGTTCGCGCCGGTGCGAGACCTGGGCCTCGTCGCGTGGTGGGACGACGGCGACGACCTCCATGACGAGCAGCGCGCCCCCTATCCGCAGGTACGTGAGGTCGCCCGCCTCCGTGCCGAGCTCGAGGGAGCGGCCCTGCTCAGCGCCGGTTTCACGCGGAGCGCGGCGCTGGCGCAGTGGTGTGCCAAGGGTGTCGTCGTGGCCCTCGAGGTCGAGCGGTCCGTGTTGCGCAGGGTGGTTGCCCGGGTGCGGGTGGCCGGTGAAGGGGCGGACCTCGCCCGGGATCCGGCAGCCGCGCGGGCCCATCTGCCGTCGGCGGCGTGGCAGGTCGCCAAGGAGGCACTGTCTCGTGGACCGGTGCTCGTCCAGGTGCCTCGGCGCGGCTATCTGCCCTCGCTCTCGTGCCAGGACTGCCGGCGCCCGGCGCGATGTGGCGTGTGTTCGGGGCCACTCGGCCTTGTCGGTCCGGGTCAGCCGCCGACGTGTCGGTGGTGCGGCGCGGTCGAGACCCGCTTCGAGTGCTCGCACTGCGGATCTCCGCGGCTGCGCTCGTCGGTCGTCGGTGCGCGTCGGACTGCCGAAGAGCTGGGGCGTGCCTTCCCCGGTGTGCCCGTGACCACTTCGGGAGCCGGAGCGGTGGTCGACCACGTGAACGCCAAACCGCGCCTCGTCATCTCGACGCCGGGCGCCGAGCCGGTCGCCGAGGGTGGCTACGCCGCCTGCTTGCTCCTCGACGCCTGGGCACTGCTCGACCGACCCTCACTCGACGCGGCCGAGGAATCCCTGCGGCGGTGGATGAACGCCGTCGCGCTGACCCGCGGTGCCGCCGACGGGGGGGTCGCCGTGCTCGCCGGGGTGCCGACCCACACGACGGTGCCGGCCATCGAGGCGCTGGTGCGCTGGGACCCCGCGTGGTTCGCCGAACGCGAATTGGCCGAGCGGCTCGAGCTGTCGCTGCCTCCGACCGCACGAGTCGCGACGTTGACCGGTGCCCGGTCGGCACTGCAGGCGGCGGTGTCCGAGATGAGGTTGGGGGAGTCGGTGCGCGTCCTTGGCCCGCTGCCCGTGGACGCCGAGAACGAGCGACTGGTCCTGAGTGCACCCCTGCCCGACGGACCCGCGCTCGCAGCCGAGGTCGCGGCGATGAGAGCGCGCCGCTCCGCGCGCAAGGATCCGGCTCCGATCACGGCTCGACTGGACCCACGCGACCCGACGAGCTGA
- a CDS encoding TetR family transcriptional regulator, producing the protein MSTRERALTAAVSLLAEGGLRSLTHGRIDERAGLPKGSTSNFFRTRAALVSGVMDWIIAIEAPRVAGAALPRSADGLVDALNALFELTTGPSRELTTARVVLFTEAVHNREIRDAANEGRSALEALVVPVFADLGASDPQVSATTVMACLEGLIFHRITRGDASDQRAVIELAVRAALQ; encoded by the coding sequence ATGTCCACCAGAGAACGCGCCCTCACAGCCGCCGTCTCCCTCCTCGCCGAGGGCGGGCTGCGGTCGCTCACCCACGGCCGCATCGACGAGCGCGCGGGCCTGCCCAAGGGGTCGACCTCCAACTTCTTCCGCACCCGAGCGGCCCTCGTCAGCGGAGTGATGGACTGGATCATCGCGATCGAAGCGCCTCGCGTCGCTGGCGCCGCCCTCCCCCGCTCCGCCGACGGGTTGGTCGACGCGCTGAACGCCCTCTTCGAGCTGACGACGGGTCCCTCTCGCGAGCTCACCACGGCGCGCGTCGTCCTCTTCACCGAAGCGGTCCACAACAGGGAGATTCGCGACGCGGCCAATGAGGGCCGCTCCGCCCTCGAGGCCCTCGTCGTGCCAGTGTTCGCCGACCTCGGTGCGTCTGACCCCCAGGTGTCTGCCACCACAGTCATGGCCTGCCTCGAAGGGCTGATCTTCCACCGCATCACCCGTGGTGACGCGAGCGACCAGCGGGCCGTCATCGAGCTCGCCGTCAGGGCCGCTCTGCAGTGA
- a CDS encoding alpha/beta hydrolase, with the protein METNARRVDLDGVEHHWLDRSGVRLHVVTAGAGPNLVLLHGFPESWWEYRDVIGSLAQHHRVICPDMRGSGDSDAPPSGYDGPTLTADLLDILDHFGVERAGFVAHDWGAVLSFGLALDHPTRVEWLLAMSVPHPWTRMSASMLWAFRHSWYLPLVLTPGLGPWLLRAGKQRFQKHLFRTFTADPNAWTDEVIEPYLAAMREPARARAGHLLYRDYILPAGMELTRGRREGYAMPCPTLLLTGVHDPVVRAEFVAGDAAQAAGVQVEEVTGAGHWMVEERPDVVIARALALGAGERAHDS; encoded by the coding sequence ATGGAGACGAACGCGCGGCGCGTCGACCTCGATGGCGTCGAACACCACTGGCTCGACCGGTCCGGTGTGCGACTCCACGTCGTCACCGCTGGGGCAGGTCCGAACCTCGTGCTGCTCCACGGATTCCCGGAGTCTTGGTGGGAGTACCGCGACGTCATCGGGTCCCTCGCCCAGCACCACCGCGTCATCTGCCCGGACATGCGCGGCTCGGGAGACAGCGACGCCCCACCTTCCGGCTATGACGGGCCTACGCTGACCGCCGACCTGCTCGACATCCTCGACCACTTCGGCGTCGAGCGGGCGGGGTTCGTCGCCCACGACTGGGGCGCGGTCCTGTCCTTCGGTCTCGCGCTGGACCACCCGACGCGGGTCGAATGGCTGTTGGCGATGTCGGTGCCGCACCCGTGGACCCGGATGAGTGCGTCGATGCTGTGGGCCTTCCGGCACTCGTGGTACCTCCCGTTGGTCCTCACGCCCGGACTCGGGCCGTGGCTGCTCAGGGCGGGCAAGCAGCGCTTCCAGAAGCACCTCTTCCGGACCTTCACCGCGGACCCGAACGCGTGGACCGACGAAGTCATCGAGCCGTATCTCGCGGCGATGCGTGAGCCGGCTCGGGCGCGAGCCGGGCACCTGCTCTATCGCGACTACATCCTGCCTGCGGGGATGGAGCTGACGCGTGGGCGCCGAGAGGGCTACGCCATGCCGTGTCCGACCCTGCTGCTCACCGGCGTCCACGACCCGGTGGTCCGGGCGGAGTTCGTCGCAGGGGACGCGGCGCAGGCAGCTGGGGTGCAGGTCGAGGAGGTCACCGGGGCCGGGCACTGGATGGTCGAGGAGCGTCCCGACGTGGTCATCGCTCGGGCGCTCGCCCTCGGTGCAGGGGAGAGGGCCCACGATTCGTAG